The following is a genomic window from Methylomarinum vadi.
ACGCCGAGCGAAAATTCGTCGATTTGCCCGGTTACGGTTATGCCAAGGTTCCCGTGGCGATGAAGCAAAAATGGCAGAAAATGATGGAAACCTATCTGCACGAGCGCAAAGCCCTGTGTGGCATCGTCCTAGTCATGGACGTGCGCCATCCGCTGACGGAATTCGATTGGCAAATGGTGCAATGGTGCGAACATAGCGGATTGCCGCTGCATATTTTGTTGACCAAGGCGGATAAATTGAAATACGGCGCGGCCAAAAACACGTTGCTGAAGGTGCAGCGGGAGTTGAGCGAGGCCAGCATCGTAATTACCTTACAATTGTTTTCCGCATTGAAAAAATCCGGCATCGATGACATTCATCAAGTCCTGGATGAATGGTTTGGATTTTAGTTTTGAACGTTGGAAAATGGCTGAACTGGTGACATCCGACATTAAGATTAGGGTTTTTTAGTGGGCATTCGATGATGAAAAACGGAGCGGCAAAGAAGCGAGGTTTAACGGGCGATGTCGGCTTCAGTGACATCGATGCCGAAACTTTGGCCATTCGCTTTAGCGGCAGTTGGGTGCAGGGTGCGCAGGTCGAGCCGGTTGATCGATTATTGGCCGAATTGGACAAACGGACGCCACGACGGATGCTGTTGCAAGCAGACGATCTGCGGCAATGGGACAGCCGACTGCCGACTTATCTGTTG
Proteins encoded in this region:
- the yihA gene encoding ribosome biogenesis GTP-binding protein YihA/YsxC codes for the protein MNPIYHRARFVASATNLANAPADEGLEIAFAGRSNAGKSSAINALTGQNSLARISKTPGRTQLLNFFEIDAERKFVDLPGYGYAKVPVAMKQKWQKMMETYLHERKALCGIVLVMDVRHPLTEFDWQMVQWCEHSGLPLHILLTKADKLKYGAAKNTLLKVQRELSEASIVITLQLFSALKKSGIDDIHQVLDEWFGF